From the Maioricimonas rarisocia genome, one window contains:
- a CDS encoding DUF1559 domain-containing protein, which yields MSRVSPSRRGFTLIELLVVIAIIAILIALLLPAVQQAREAARRTQCRDHLKNIGLALHNYLDVHGCFPSGTSATYDANNRTALANYESWGWPALILPYIDQAPLHNQLDVNGRSLRDAIEAIFAAGGNSAMDAAFPPIPIYQCPSDQTGPRLQNGMRRTHFNGGGNGPTNSWRPPTLNYPGNQGGLAGDLRVPDDTTDRHPFGILYTGSRIKMRDITDGSSNTFVVGERAFRCGAGSWLGARNPDGNGTHGNDYHLARIRIPLNDPVNTGNDRCTDGFSSAHEGGAFFLMGDGAVRFVSENIDFNNAGAPERNSNGIAWMGDVGGAAGVNNLGTYQRLGMYRDGLTVSEF from the coding sequence ATGTCGCGGGTATCGCCGTCTCGTCGTGGATTCACCCTGATTGAACTGCTGGTGGTGATCGCGATCATCGCCATTCTCATCGCTCTGTTGCTCCCGGCCGTCCAGCAGGCCCGCGAGGCCGCCCGGCGCACCCAGTGTCGGGATCACCTCAAGAACATCGGGCTGGCGCTGCACAACTACCTCGACGTTCATGGTTGTTTCCCTTCGGGAACTTCGGCCACGTATGACGCGAATAACCGGACGGCACTGGCGAACTATGAGTCCTGGGGCTGGCCGGCACTGATACTGCCGTACATCGATCAGGCACCGCTGCACAATCAGCTCGACGTTAACGGGCGATCACTCCGCGATGCGATCGAAGCGATCTTCGCTGCCGGGGGGAACAGCGCCATGGATGCGGCGTTCCCACCGATTCCCATCTACCAGTGTCCGAGCGACCAGACCGGTCCGCGTTTGCAGAACGGCATGCGGCGGACCCACTTCAACGGAGGGGGCAACGGGCCGACCAATTCCTGGCGTCCGCCGACGCTCAACTACCCGGGCAACCAGGGCGGATTGGCGGGGGACCTGCGCGTTCCGGACGATACGACCGACCGTCATCCGTTCGGCATCCTGTACACGGGAAGTCGCATCAAGATGCGGGACATTACGGACGGATCTTCGAACACGTTTGTCGTCGGAGAACGGGCATTCCGCTGTGGCGCGGGCTCGTGGCTGGGCGCACGCAATCCGGACGGCAACGGAACGCACGGCAACGACTACCATCTGGCACGGATCCGCATTCCGCTGAACGATCCGGTCAATACAGGTAACGATCGTTGCACGGACGGATTCAGCAGTGCCCACGAGGGAGGTGCCTTCTTCCTGATGGGGGACGGAGCGGTGCGCTTTGTCAGTGAGAACATCGACTTCAACAACGCCGGTGCACCGGAACGGAATTCAAACGGGATCGCGTGGATGGGAGACGTGGGAGGAGCCGCCGGAGTGAACAACCTGGGCACCTACCAGCGTCTCGGAATGTATCGTGACGGGCTGACTGTCAGCGAATTCTGA
- a CDS encoding zinc-dependent metalloprotease, producing MRSSVALGLMCAALILGRPAFGDDASSSKSKFQQLTEGKEKKEGLWTLYQKDQQLLVELSSNDLKKEYIVLASIARGIGSGMVLGGMSWNFGDDVIWKFRKADEKIYVLHRNVRYRAKANSPEATAVSLAYSDSVIYALPILTKTPSGGYLVDMTKIFMSDDQRIGQQIGLGFRFASDRSTWAKVKAFDNNVELQVAAVYAGSRGPDTVPDPRGVQVNVHYSISALPSVGSNGYKPRMADDRVGYFLTVIKDFSDKADDEHFVRYINRWDLRKKDPGVKFSPPAEPIRFYLEKTVPVYLRPTVKAGILEWNKAFEKLGYAGAVEVLQQEDDADWDPEDINYNTFRWITSDAGFAMGPSRVDPRTGQILDADIIFDAGFLTYWKQDYETFTAEDARQLIPNWSPFEELSDETGADAARLKAMRCALPDGMQYHMGVSAALMLGHGMTGKNGKLPEEFIHQGLKEVVMHEVGHTLGLRHNFKASSWKSLEEMAEDKARQEGTVASVMDYNPADISPDPKKQGLYFTQTIGPYDYWAIEYGYSPTSSDEELAKIADRSGEPGLEYATDEDTRSSDSDPLSNRFDLGKDPLDFVARQMDHSSELIPKVVERSVEDGDGYQRARQAFGLLMSEYWRSALFAARFPGGVYVRRDHKSDKDDAKAPFEVVEAAKQREATKLLLDSALAAPEFDGSLLNYLAASRWNHWGVRDLSRLDYPIHEIVGRMQGLVIGQLLSSRTLERLLDNEFKESSEEDVYTLAEHLRLVTDGVFSEWNPKEAKGEYSAKKPFINSFRRDLQRQTLKELMQMVVRSYSAPEDARTLARMHLTRLGEQADALLGSEDLKLDDYARAHLLDSRTRIRQVLEAELALPSVN from the coding sequence ATGCGCAGCTCAGTCGCACTCGGCCTGATGTGCGCGGCCCTGATTCTGGGGCGGCCCGCGTTCGGCGATGATGCATCATCATCAAAGTCCAAGTTTCAGCAGCTCACGGAGGGGAAAGAAAAGAAGGAGGGACTGTGGACGCTCTACCAGAAGGATCAGCAGCTGCTGGTGGAGCTCTCGTCCAACGATCTGAAGAAGGAGTACATCGTCCTGGCGTCGATTGCCCGTGGCATCGGCAGCGGGATGGTGCTGGGAGGCATGAGCTGGAACTTCGGTGACGACGTCATCTGGAAGTTCCGCAAGGCGGACGAAAAGATCTACGTCCTGCATCGCAACGTCCGGTACCGTGCCAAGGCCAACAGTCCGGAAGCGACCGCTGTCAGTCTGGCCTACAGCGACAGCGTGATCTACGCCCTGCCGATTCTCACGAAGACGCCCTCGGGTGGCTACCTGGTCGACATGACCAAGATCTTCATGAGTGACGACCAGCGGATCGGTCAGCAGATCGGCCTGGGATTCCGCTTCGCCTCGGACCGTTCGACGTGGGCCAAGGTGAAGGCCTTCGACAATAATGTCGAACTGCAGGTGGCCGCCGTCTACGCCGGCTCGCGCGGGCCGGATACCGTTCCCGATCCGCGGGGCGTGCAGGTCAACGTTCACTACAGCATCAGCGCGCTGCCGTCGGTCGGCTCGAACGGCTACAAGCCGCGCATGGCCGATGACCGGGTCGGCTACTTTCTGACGGTCATCAAGGACTTCTCGGACAAGGCTGATGACGAGCACTTTGTCCGCTACATCAATCGCTGGGATCTGCGCAAGAAGGATCCGGGCGTGAAGTTCTCGCCGCCGGCCGAGCCGATTCGCTTCTATCTCGAGAAGACCGTTCCGGTCTACCTGCGTCCGACCGTGAAGGCGGGAATCCTGGAATGGAACAAGGCGTTCGAAAAGCTGGGATATGCCGGTGCCGTCGAAGTCCTTCAGCAGGAGGACGATGCGGACTGGGATCCGGAAGACATCAACTACAACACGTTCCGCTGGATCACCTCCGACGCGGGCTTTGCCATGGGGCCGTCGCGCGTCGATCCACGGACCGGTCAGATTCTCGATGCGGACATCATCTTCGACGCCGGCTTCCTCACCTACTGGAAGCAGGACTACGAGACCTTTACGGCCGAAGACGCCCGGCAGCTGATTCCCAACTGGTCGCCGTTTGAAGAACTGAGCGACGAGACCGGTGCCGATGCGGCCCGCCTGAAGGCGATGCGATGCGCCCTGCCGGACGGAATGCAGTACCACATGGGGGTCTCGGCGGCACTGATGCTCGGCCATGGCATGACCGGAAAGAACGGTAAGCTGCCCGAGGAGTTCATTCATCAGGGACTGAAGGAAGTCGTGATGCACGAAGTCGGGCATACGCTCGGTTTGCGACACAACTTCAAGGCCAGCTCCTGGAAGTCTCTGGAAGAGATGGCCGAAGACAAGGCGCGGCAGGAAGGGACCGTGGCCAGCGTCATGGACTACAACCCCGCCGACATCTCCCCCGATCCCAAGAAGCAGGGGCTGTACTTCACCCAGACGATCGGACCGTACGATTACTGGGCGATCGAGTACGGCTACAGCCCGACCTCGAGCGACGAGGAACTGGCCAAGATCGCCGACCGCTCGGGTGAACCCGGACTGGAGTACGCCACCGACGAAGATACGCGGAGCAGCGACTCCGATCCGCTGTCGAACCGTTTCGACCTCGGAAAGGACCCCCTCGACTTTGTCGCCCGGCAGATGGACCACTCCTCGGAACTGATCCCGAAGGTCGTGGAACGGTCGGTCGAGGACGGCGACGGCTATCAGCGGGCCCGCCAGGCGTTCGGACTGCTGATGTCCGAGTACTGGCGTTCTGCACTGTTCGCGGCACGCTTCCCCGGCGGCGTCTATGTCCGTCGCGACCACAAGTCGGACAAGGATGATGCCAAGGCCCCCTTCGAAGTCGTCGAGGCGGCGAAGCAGCGGGAGGCGACGAAGCTGCTGCTCGACTCGGCCCTGGCGGCACCGGAGTTCGACGGAAGTCTGCTCAACTACCTGGCGGCTTCCCGCTGGAATCACTGGGGCGTGCGTGATCTGTCGCGGCTCGATTACCCGATCCACGAGATCGTCGGACGGATGCAGGGGCTGGTGATCGGCCAACTGCTGAGCTCCCGGACGCTCGAACGGCTGCTGGACAACGAGTTCAAGGAGTCCAGCGAAGAGGATGTCTATACGCTGGCCGAGCATCTGCGGCTCGTGACGGACGGCGTCTTCTCCGAGTGGAACCCGAAAGAGGCCAAGGGGGAGTACAGCGCCAAGAAGCCGTTCATCAACAGCTTCCGTCGGGACCTGCAGCGGCAGACGCTGAAGGAACTGATGCAGATGGTCGTTCGCAGCTACAGCGCACCGGAAGATGCCCGCACACTGGCCCGGATGCATCTGACGCGTCTGGGTGAGCAGGCTGACGCGCTGCTCGGCTCGGAAGACCTGAAGCTCGACGACTACGCCCGCGCCCATCTGCTCGACAGCCGGACGCGGATCCGTCAGGTGCTCGAGGCCGAACTGGCGCTTCCTTCGGTCAACTGA
- a CDS encoding carboxypeptidase-like regulatory domain-containing protein — MVNRVSMFLAPLALIACGCSRSDLPELGEVSGHVTLDGEPLSNAIVNFTPVGEGRPSTAQTDADGYYSLQYLAGVNGALIGEHVVTVEPVMTEEMDNYDEENPQAGGEPPPQLPDAAWDGSIKKEVTAEGSTIDIELANGG; from the coding sequence ATGGTGAATCGAGTTTCGATGTTTCTGGCGCCACTTGCGCTGATCGCCTGTGGTTGCAGCCGGAGCGATCTGCCTGAGCTTGGCGAAGTGAGCGGTCATGTGACGCTTGACGGCGAACCGCTCTCGAATGCGATTGTCAACTTCACACCGGTGGGGGAAGGACGTCCTTCGACCGCACAGACTGACGCCGACGGGTACTACTCACTGCAGTATCTTGCGGGCGTGAATGGTGCGCTCATCGGCGAGCACGTGGTCACGGTCGAACCAGTCATGACCGAAGAGATGGACAACTACGACGAGGAGAATCCGCAGGCGGGAGGCGAGCCACCTCCGCAGCTTCCGGACGCCGCCTGGGACGGTTCGATCAAGAAGGAAGTCACTGCCGAGGGCAGCACGATCGATATCGAACTTGCCAACGGCGGCTAG
- the ltrA gene encoding group II intron reverse transcriptase/maturase — MEEVTQPENLNRAYRRVKANRGAPGVDGMTIAELPGWIAEHTQEFIARLLDGSYQPQPVRGVEIPKPGGGMRQLGIPTVVDRLVQQAILQVLEPILDPTFSDSSYGFRPRRSAHQAVQQASEYVAEGRTIVVDMDLEKFFDRVNHDILMARLARRVADKRLLRIVRRFLEAGLLQNGVCVARHEGTPQGGPLSPLLANLLLDDLDRELERRGHKFCRYADDCNIYVQSQAAGERVLTSLTMFLEGKLRLRVNREKSAVAVVSERKFLGYRLLSDGRRTIAPASLRRARQRIRQITRRNRGISFERMIGEVNSFTTGWVTYFRHAVGRSPLRKLDGWIRRKLRCVRLKQRKRAKSIAIFLQSLGVPWNQSWTTATCGKGWWRKSGTPSAHHGMSNQWFDTQGYQSLEVRYLSLQH; from the coding sequence ATGGAGGAGGTGACGCAGCCAGAGAATCTGAACCGAGCGTATCGACGCGTGAAAGCGAACCGGGGGGCTCCCGGAGTGGATGGGATGACCATCGCCGAGTTGCCCGGCTGGATCGCAGAGCACACACAGGAATTCATCGCCCGGCTTCTGGACGGGAGCTATCAGCCACAACCGGTTCGCGGGGTCGAGATCCCCAAGCCGGGCGGCGGAATGCGACAACTGGGCATCCCGACGGTGGTGGACCGGCTCGTCCAGCAGGCGATCCTGCAAGTGCTCGAACCGATCCTGGACCCCACTTTTTCGGACTCCAGCTACGGCTTCCGGCCGCGACGCAGCGCCCATCAGGCGGTGCAACAGGCCAGCGAGTATGTGGCGGAGGGACGCACCATTGTGGTGGACATGGACCTCGAGAAGTTCTTTGATCGGGTGAACCATGACATCCTGATGGCCCGTCTGGCCCGACGGGTCGCCGACAAGCGCCTTCTGCGGATCGTCCGCCGCTTCCTGGAAGCCGGGCTGCTGCAGAACGGGGTGTGCGTCGCCCGACACGAAGGGACACCGCAGGGTGGACCACTCTCACCGTTGCTGGCCAACCTGCTGCTGGATGATCTGGACCGGGAACTGGAACGACGGGGACACAAGTTCTGCCGCTACGCCGACGACTGCAACATCTACGTGCAGTCTCAGGCGGCCGGTGAACGGGTACTGACCTCACTGACCATGTTTCTGGAAGGGAAACTTCGTCTGCGTGTCAATCGCGAGAAAAGTGCGGTGGCGGTGGTGAGCGAACGCAAGTTCCTCGGCTACCGGCTGCTCTCCGATGGTCGCCGGACGATCGCTCCCGCCAGTCTCCGGCGTGCCAGGCAGCGTATCCGGCAGATCACCCGCCGGAATCGAGGCATCAGCTTCGAGCGGATGATCGGTGAAGTGAATTCGTTCACGACCGGATGGGTGACCTACTTCCGCCATGCGGTGGGCCGGTCGCCTCTGCGGAAACTGGACGGGTGGATTCGCCGCAAACTCCGCTGCGTGCGGCTCAAGCAACGCAAGCGCGCGAAATCGATTGCTATCTTTCTGCAATCGCTGGGCGTCCCCTGGAACCAATCCTGGACGACGGCGACCTGCGGCAAGGGCTGGTGGCGCAAGTCGGGTACGCCCTCGGCGCATCACGGAATGAGCAACCAGTGGTTCGACACTCAAGGCTACCAGAGCCTCGAAGTCAGATACCTGTCGTTACAACATTGA
- a CDS encoding RNA polymerase sigma factor codes for MPIEGDRRSDETVLGALYEQQAHRLQAFLTGILRDPELAREAVQSTFRKALESAGNVRPESLKAWLFQVAYNEALALRRRQGIEAKSLRRLSWIHRSDPPGAEEQMILEESFERVRAALQKLPQEQARVVRLRIEQDWTFARIAEELDVPLGTVLTRMRLALQKLRKQLEAPE; via the coding sequence TTGCCGATTGAGGGAGACAGAAGGTCCGACGAGACGGTCCTCGGGGCGCTGTACGAACAGCAGGCGCATCGCCTGCAGGCGTTCCTGACGGGGATATTGCGGGATCCCGAACTCGCACGCGAAGCCGTGCAGTCGACCTTCCGCAAGGCCCTCGAATCGGCCGGTAACGTCCGTCCCGAATCTCTTAAGGCCTGGCTGTTTCAGGTCGCCTACAACGAAGCACTGGCTCTCCGACGTCGACAGGGAATCGAAGCGAAGTCGCTCCGGCGGCTCTCATGGATTCACCGCTCCGATCCCCCCGGTGCCGAAGAGCAGATGATACTGGAAGAGTCGTTCGAACGGGTTCGGGCGGCCCTTCAGAAACTTCCTCAGGAACAGGCACGGGTCGTCCGCCTTCGCATCGAACAGGATTGGACATTCGCCCGTATCGCCGAAGAGCTGGACGTACCGCTCGGCACGGTTTTGACCCGCATGCGGCTGGCTCTGCAGAAACTGCGAAAGCAACTCGAGGCACCGGAATGA
- a CDS encoding LptF/LptG family permease, protein MTTFDRYLFMRFVYVFAVFFAASMGLYAVIDAFTNLDDFQQATREDGSIGLLVFLAEHYLYQSSFIFDLLGPTMTVISALAVLGLTLRNGELHPVLAAGIPTYRVARPLIVGVLLVSGMLVANRELIIPRIAIHLQGSHGDSADDAQRVEPLYDARGVFISGQELYLDSRQISSAEFRLPAPSLVDDFVTLRAAEARYVKESKQHPGGWALKGLSQSLDQIPLTEAGERLLLPLPGDNTAFLVTDVTFDQLYNRSSSYKLLSTAELIRRIRKPTSRAVSSLGQQVHLHVRLTQPLLTMCGLFMVIPLIVRRERMNLVTNIASCMAWLGVVFGFSLAMQLAGDSGLLAPDLAAWSPIIMGSSLGAWLSGVVRT, encoded by the coding sequence GTGACAACCTTCGACCGCTACCTGTTCATGCGATTCGTGTACGTCTTTGCCGTGTTTTTCGCGGCATCGATGGGGTTATATGCGGTCATCGACGCGTTTACCAATCTGGACGATTTCCAGCAGGCGACCCGCGAGGACGGGTCGATCGGACTGCTGGTCTTTCTCGCCGAACATTACCTCTACCAGTCCAGCTTCATCTTCGATCTGCTGGGACCGACGATGACGGTCATCTCCGCACTGGCCGTCCTCGGGCTGACGCTGCGCAACGGAGAACTGCACCCGGTCCTGGCTGCGGGGATCCCGACGTACCGCGTCGCACGCCCGCTGATCGTCGGAGTCCTGCTCGTCAGCGGCATGCTTGTGGCGAACAGGGAACTGATCATTCCCCGCATTGCGATTCATCTGCAGGGGAGCCACGGCGACTCGGCCGACGATGCCCAGCGTGTCGAACCGCTGTACGACGCCCGAGGCGTGTTCATCTCCGGACAGGAGCTGTATCTCGATTCCCGGCAGATTTCCAGCGCCGAGTTCCGCCTGCCAGCCCCCTCACTGGTCGATGACTTTGTCACCCTGCGGGCCGCAGAAGCGCGATACGTCAAGGAGTCGAAACAGCACCCCGGCGGCTGGGCCCTCAAGGGACTCAGCCAGTCCCTCGATCAGATCCCGCTGACCGAAGCGGGGGAGCGACTGCTGCTGCCACTCCCCGGTGACAACACGGCGTTTCTTGTCACCGATGTCACGTTCGACCAGTTGTACAATCGCAGCAGCAGCTACAAGCTGCTGTCGACCGCCGAGCTGATCCGCCGCATCCGCAAGCCGACTTCGCGGGCTGTCTCTTCACTCGGCCAGCAGGTCCACCTGCACGTTCGCCTGACGCAGCCGCTGCTGACGATGTGCGGCCTGTTCATGGTCATCCCGTTGATCGTCCGCCGCGAACGGATGAACCTGGTGACCAACATCGCCTCCTGCATGGCCTGGCTGGGGGTCGTCTTCGGCTTCTCACTGGCCATGCAGCTGGCCGGCGACAGCGGCCTGCTTGCCCCCGATCTGGCCGCCTGGTCGCCGATCATCATGGGTAGCAGTCTGGGAGCCTGGCTGAGCGGCGTCGTCCGCACGTAA
- a CDS encoding cob(I)yrinic acid a,c-diamide adenosyltransferase: MVHLNRIYTRAGDDGQTHLGNMQRVPKTSLRIEAYGGVDELNAVLGVAACEELPETIAVQLLHIQNDLFDVGADLCVPESKEPPDVPPLRVLSGQVEQLERWIDEHNEPLEPLKSFILPGGSPAAARLHHARTVCRRVEIGVLRLAEAEPVNRQVSVYLNRLSDLLFVMARVCNDDGRQDVLWTPGKNRQGEARPSE; the protein is encoded by the coding sequence ATGGTGCACCTGAATCGGATCTACACTCGGGCCGGAGACGACGGTCAGACGCACCTGGGAAACATGCAGCGCGTGCCGAAGACGTCACTGCGGATCGAGGCGTATGGCGGAGTCGACGAGCTGAACGCGGTGCTGGGCGTGGCGGCGTGCGAGGAACTGCCGGAGACGATCGCGGTTCAACTGCTGCACATCCAGAACGACCTGTTCGACGTGGGAGCAGACCTGTGTGTTCCGGAGTCGAAGGAGCCGCCGGACGTGCCGCCACTGCGTGTTCTGTCCGGGCAGGTTGAGCAACTGGAGCGCTGGATCGACGAGCACAACGAGCCGCTCGAGCCACTCAAAAGCTTCATTCTGCCGGGGGGAAGTCCTGCAGCGGCGAGGCTGCATCATGCCCGTACGGTCTGCCGCCGCGTTGAGATTGGTGTACTGCGGCTGGCGGAAGCGGAGCCGGTGAACCGGCAGGTAAGCGTGTACCTGAACCGTCTGTCGGACCTGCTGTTCGTAATGGCGCGGGTCTGCAACGACGACGGCCGGCAGGACGTTCTGTGGACGCCGGGGAAGAATCGTCAGGGCGAAGCTCGTCCGTCAGAGTAG
- a CDS encoding DUF1559 domain-containing protein, whose protein sequence is MTGKAPRRRGFTLIELLVVIAIIAILIALLLPAVQQAREAARRTQCRDHLHNIGLAMHNYLDVHRCFPCGTCPQYANDRNVVTRFESWGWPALILPFIDQAPLHNQLDVSGRSLRAAIEDIFGSGGNAAMDIAFPPLTVYQCPSDQTGPRLQNGMRRRHFNGDANPGPNNSWRPPTLNYPGNHGGVAADLRVPNTTTDRQPFGILYNGSRVKMRDITDGSSNTFMVGERAYRCGAGSWMGARNPNGNGTHGNDYHVARVRIPLNDPISAGQDRCTDGFSSAHEGGAFFLMGDGAVRFISENIDFNNAGAPERNSNAIRWQQDVGGPNGVNTLGTYQRLGMRRDGLPVSEF, encoded by the coding sequence ATGACAGGTAAGGCTCCTCGACGCCGCGGGTTTACACTGATCGAACTGCTGGTGGTGATTGCGATCATTGCCATTCTCATTGCCCTGCTGCTGCCGGCGGTCCAACAGGCCCGCGAGGCCGCCCGGCGCACTCAGTGTCGGGACCACCTGCACAATATTGGACTGGCGATGCACAACTACCTGGACGTGCATCGTTGCTTTCCCTGTGGAACGTGTCCCCAGTACGCCAATGACCGCAACGTCGTTACGCGCTTCGAGTCGTGGGGATGGCCGGCTCTGATTCTGCCGTTCATCGATCAGGCACCGCTGCACAATCAGCTCGATGTAAGCGGACGTTCGCTGCGAGCTGCGATCGAAGACATTTTTGGTTCCGGTGGGAACGCGGCCATGGATATCGCCTTTCCGCCGCTGACGGTCTACCAGTGCCCGAGCGACCAGACCGGTCCCCGTCTGCAGAACGGAATGCGGCGAAGACACTTCAATGGAGACGCCAATCCTGGTCCGAACAACTCGTGGAGGCCGCCGACGCTCAACTATCCGGGCAACCACGGTGGCGTGGCAGCGGATCTGCGTGTGCCCAACACCACGACGGATCGCCAGCCGTTCGGCATTCTGTACAACGGGAGTCGAGTCAAGATGCGGGATATCACCGACGGCTCGTCGAATACCTTCATGGTCGGAGAGAGAGCCTACCGCTGTGGAGCCGGTTCCTGGATGGGGGCCCGCAACCCCAACGGTAACGGCACGCACGGTAACGATTACCATGTGGCCCGTGTGCGAATCCCTCTGAATGATCCGATCAGTGCCGGTCAGGACCGGTGTACCGATGGCTTCAGCAGTGCCCACGAAGGGGGAGCCTTCTTCCTGATGGGGGACGGGGCTGTCCGTTTCATCAGCGAGAACATCGACTTCAACAATGCCGGAGCACCCGAGCGGAACAGTAACGCAATCCGCTGGCAGCAGGATGTGGGCGGTCCGAATGGCGTGAATACGCTGGGGACTTACCAGCGGCTGGGCATGCGGCGTGACGGCCTTCCCGTCAGCGAGTTCTGA